In a genomic window of Planktothrix tepida PCC 9214:
- a CDS encoding response regulator, whose protein sequence is MIILDAIEINRKNSMSDHQGHILIVDDTPDNLRLLSKTLGEQGYEVQCAINGKLALMAVKHEPPDLILLDIKMPEMDGYEVCQKLKSQEETGGIPVIFLSALDDVFDKVKAFNVGGVDYITKPFQVEEVFARVENQLMIRRLQKQLQDKNLKLEQLNQELQRSNRELEEFAYVVSHDLQQPLQTITGFAELLLALKSEINLEQEADEYVAPILDEGIRMQELIKDLLEYSRVGTKKRDFKAIDCQDILRQSLAHLHSAIEDSRAIITSETLPVVIADRIQLGQLFQNLIGNGIKYQRPNVQPKIVISVEEKPEEWLFKVEDNGIGIKPENFDRVFQVFQRLHTNQEYPGTGVGLAICKKIIDRHRGKIWIESHWGIGTTFYFTIPKVDQG, encoded by the coding sequence ATGATCATTTTGGATGCGATCGAGATTAATCGTAAAAATAGTATGTCAGATCATCAAGGTCATATTTTAATTGTTGATGATACGCCTGATAACTTGAGGTTATTGTCAAAAACATTAGGTGAACAGGGCTATGAAGTTCAATGTGCCATTAATGGAAAGTTAGCATTAATGGCAGTAAAGCATGAGCCACCTGATTTAATTTTATTAGATATTAAAATGCCCGAAATGGATGGGTATGAAGTTTGTCAGAAGTTAAAAAGTCAGGAAGAAACGGGTGGGATTCCGGTGATTTTTTTAAGTGCTTTAGACGATGTTTTTGATAAGGTTAAAGCTTTTAATGTTGGGGGTGTTGACTATATTACAAAACCCTTTCAGGTTGAAGAAGTTTTTGCCCGAGTTGAAAATCAATTAATGATTCGCCGTTTACAAAAGCAATTACAAGATAAAAATTTAAAATTAGAACAATTAAATCAAGAATTACAGCGTTCTAATCGGGAATTAGAAGAATTTGCCTATGTTGTTTCTCACGATTTACAACAACCTCTACAAACAATAACTGGGTTTGCAGAACTATTATTAGCCTTAAAATCTGAAATTAATTTAGAACAAGAAGCGGATGAGTATGTTGCCCCGATTTTAGATGAGGGGATTAGAATGCAAGAACTGATCAAGGATTTGCTAGAATATAGTCGAGTCGGCACGAAAAAACGGGACTTTAAAGCTATCGATTGTCAGGATATTTTAAGACAATCTTTAGCTCATTTGCATAGTGCGATTGAGGATAGTCGTGCTATCATTACTTCTGAGACGCTACCTGTGGTAATAGCTGATCGGATTCAACTCGGCCAATTATTTCAAAATTTAATTGGCAATGGGATTAAATATCAACGCCCTAATGTTCAGCCTAAAATTGTAATTTCAGTGGAAGAAAAGCCCGAAGAATGGCTCTTTAAGGTTGAAGATAATGGCATCGGGATTAAACCTGAAAATTTTGATCGTGTTTTTCAAGTCTTTCAGCGTCTTCATACGAATCAAGAATATCCGGGGACTGGGGTAGGGTTAGCAATTTGTAAAAAAATTATTGACCGCCATCGGGGAAAAATTTGGATAGAATCACACTGGGGAATTGGCACTACGTTTTATTTTACAATACCAAAAGTAGATCAGGGGTAA
- a CDS encoding serine/threonine-protein kinase: MSYCLNPYCRKPQNPSGINLCQACGTTLLLKERYRAVQELGEGGMSRTFLAVDLDRFNTPCIIKQFSPQSHKISWVQKAIELFNQEALRLQELGIHPQIPSLYAYFEQEDHLYLIEEWIEGKNLLHELNETGFFSEDKIIQLLQDILPILKFIHQHHIIHRDIKPDNIIRRQSDQKLVLVDFGIAKYSLNLLQPHTGTLTGTVGYAPLEQMRGGKAYPASDLYSLGMTCIHLLTQIPPNQLFDPFSGELIWRSHLASLNQTLNPKLNQILDKLLKDLVKERYQTVEEVLQDLEPNTLKPITTIPPPSSLNIIVATELQAISSHSFSENQLFFKPDSLPFSATHSLLKQYNSAFYSAVKSSLIATLNPPLSQLQSLPKPQIEFPFISISSRLNLECTNILSGHQAPVQALAIGPNGYLLISGSQDKTLRIWNLKTGQFLHRLIGHEAAISSLAISPNGRKLVSGSLDRTLISWNLDKRAIADRFFSHSGSPYSHRCGAVYTVAYSPDGSIIASGSEDHSIKLWNQRNGELLYRYCEHLEAVLAIQFINISIINQSSSNVNYHSLRNYLFASSSVDGTIKIWQVCQLKSLKTLTGHLDQVSSLFLSPTQPLLISGSADHTIKFWDLNTGELIKTLTEHSKIVSSLAMSPDGKWLASSSDDGRIYLWDMSQPHQLGILSHCFAGYPPIIFSPDNQQFICCGDENQILVWKFKIEP, encoded by the coding sequence ATGAGTTATTGTCTAAATCCCTATTGTCGAAAACCCCAAAATCCATCAGGAATTAACCTCTGTCAAGCCTGTGGGACGACGTTACTCTTAAAAGAACGTTATCGTGCTGTACAGGAACTAGGGGAAGGAGGGATGAGTCGTACATTTTTAGCCGTTGATTTAGATCGGTTTAATACCCCCTGCATTATTAAACAATTTTCACCTCAATCTCATAAAATTTCCTGGGTTCAAAAAGCAATTGAACTGTTTAATCAAGAAGCATTACGCCTCCAAGAATTAGGAATTCATCCTCAAATTCCGAGCTTATATGCTTATTTTGAACAAGAAGATCACCTCTATTTAATTGAAGAATGGATTGAAGGCAAAAATTTATTGCACGAATTAAACGAAACTGGCTTTTTTAGTGAAGATAAAATTATTCAACTTTTACAAGATATTTTACCGATTTTAAAATTTATTCATCAACATCATATTATTCATCGAGATATTAAACCCGATAATATTATTCGTCGTCAAAGTGATCAAAAATTAGTTTTAGTAGACTTTGGAATTGCTAAATATAGCCTGAATTTATTACAACCTCACACAGGAACTTTAACTGGAACTGTGGGTTACGCACCCTTGGAACAAATGCGCGGTGGAAAGGCTTATCCAGCTAGTGATTTATATAGTTTGGGGATGACTTGTATTCATTTACTCACCCAAATTCCTCCGAATCAATTATTTGATCCGTTCAGTGGAGAATTAATTTGGCGATCGCATTTAGCAAGCCTTAATCAAACCTTAAATCCTAAACTCAATCAAATCTTAGATAAATTACTCAAAGATTTAGTCAAAGAACGCTATCAAACCGTTGAAGAAGTATTACAGGATTTAGAACCGAACACCCTAAAACCCATTACAACGATTCCACCTCCCTCCTCTTTAAATATTATCGTAGCGACTGAATTACAAGCTATTTCTTCTCATTCTTTTTCTGAAAATCAACTCTTTTTTAAGCCGGATTCGCTACCCTTTTCCGCAACTCATTCTCTATTAAAACAATACAATTCGGCTTTTTATTCTGCTGTTAAGTCTAGCTTAATTGCAACGTTAAACCCTCCCTTATCTCAATTACAATCCCTTCCAAAACCTCAAATTGAATTTCCTTTTATATCCATTTCCTCTCGCCTTAACCTAGAATGTACTAATATTTTATCCGGTCATCAAGCTCCTGTTCAAGCCTTAGCTATTGGCCCCAATGGATATCTTTTAATTAGTGGAAGTCAGGATAAAACCTTAAGGATTTGGAATTTAAAAACAGGGCAATTCTTACATCGATTAATCGGTCATGAAGCCGCTATTTCTTCCTTAGCTATTAGTCCCAACGGCCGTAAATTAGTGAGTGGAAGTTTAGATCGAACCTTGATTTCTTGGAATTTAGATAAAAGAGCGATCGCCGACCGATTTTTTAGCCATTCCGGTTCTCCCTATAGCCATCGTTGCGGTGCGGTTTATACCGTTGCCTATAGTCCTGATGGTTCTATTATTGCCAGTGGCAGTGAAGACCATAGTATTAAACTTTGGAATCAAAGAAACGGGGAATTACTTTACCGCTATTGTGAACATTTAGAAGCCGTTTTAGCGATTCAATTTATTAATATTTCTATTATCAATCAATCTTCATCGAATGTCAATTATCACTCGTTAAGAAATTATTTATTTGCCAGTTCTAGTGTTGATGGAACGATTAAAATTTGGCAAGTTTGCCAATTAAAAAGCTTAAAAACCTTAACCGGACATTTAGATCAAGTTTCCAGCCTTTTCTTAAGTCCAACTCAACCCTTATTAATCAGTGGAAGTGCCGACCATACCATCAAATTCTGGGATTTAAACACCGGAGAATTAATTAAAACCTTAACCGAACATTCAAAAATTGTTTCATCCTTGGCGATGAGTCCTGATGGCAAATGGTTAGCCAGTAGCAGCGACGATGGCAGAATTTATTTATGGGATATGAGTCAACCACACCAGCTAGGAATCTTATCTCATTGTTTCGCAGGATATCCCCCGATTATTTTTAGTCCTGATAATCAACAATTTATTTGTTGTGGGGATGAGAATCAAATTTTGGTTTGGAAATTTAAAATTGAACCTTAA
- a CDS encoding PAS domain S-box protein produces the protein MKNLYRRAMARLYSEGQEIQPRQPLEIALQESQSHWKDLFHLSPIGMVEISLEGRFLEVNASFCKFVGYSQAELMEFQLNEITHPDDRQMSWQLFCQLINQEISQFQLEKRYRHKDGNWVYAIVNGYLRLDAQGKPRSVMGQIQDITERKLAEEDIKQREEYLRLILNNIPQQVFWKDTNLVFRGCNKNWAEAAQLESQEYVIGKTDYDLFPDPKIGEFFRAQDRRVMASKQAEMHLIAPKQKPAADGRTLWLDISRIPMQDSQGNVIGILGVIEDITERKEIDEKLRLTQFSIEKSRDYFLFTDCNAQFFDVNEAACKTLGYSREELLQMKVKDIDEQAPDNAWPIPWEDLKQQGSFTFESVHRSKSGQDISVEITLSYLEYNKKEYGCAIVRDICDRKQAEIALQQAKEVAELANHAKSEFLARMSHELRTPMNAILGFTQLIERDLERNPKVLLANHKEHLDIISRSGEHLLNLINDVLEMSKIEAGRIVLNPTKFDLTCLLDSINDMLAFKAESKGLDFNVSANPSLPQYIETDESKLRQVLINLLGNSIKFTEKGSITLRVNPLNSKLSSNQILINFEVEDTGAGISVEELALLFQPFVQTETGRKSQQGTGLGLPISQQFVQLMGGDITVTSEVGKGTIFQFYIQANLANFSEIRCQELTQRVMGLAPNQPDYRILVVDDNWTNRQLVIKVLNPLGFQLKEAENGQEAITLWESWQPHLIFMDMRMPVMNGYEATQWIKQHLQGQATVIIALTASALQQDQLVVLSAGCDDFIRKPFRVEVLFEKIAQHLGVNFIYEKDEIDLEPSAMSAFPVKLNHIAELTAEVVALLPEPIVQELYRGSLKLNSKLVTEAIKKIPVSQQPIGQLLTQLVNDFRYDIIINLTEAIAEKN, from the coding sequence ATGAAAAATCTGTACAGACGTGCTATGGCACGTCTCTACTCAGAAGGACAAGAAATTCAACCTCGTCAGCCTCTTGAAATCGCACTTCAAGAAAGTCAATCTCATTGGAAAGATTTATTCCATTTATCTCCGATTGGAATGGTAGAAATTTCCTTAGAGGGGCGTTTTTTGGAGGTTAATGCTTCCTTTTGTAAGTTTGTAGGTTATTCTCAAGCGGAGTTAATGGAATTTCAATTAAATGAAATTACTCACCCTGATGATCGACAGATGAGTTGGCAATTGTTTTGTCAATTAATTAATCAAGAAATTTCTCAATTTCAATTAGAAAAACGCTATCGTCACAAAGATGGAAATTGGGTTTATGCCATTGTTAATGGTTATTTACGCTTAGATGCTCAGGGAAAACCTCGGTCTGTGATGGGGCAAATTCAGGATATTACAGAACGAAAACTAGCCGAAGAAGATATTAAACAACGGGAAGAATATTTACGGTTAATTTTAAATAATATTCCCCAGCAGGTGTTTTGGAAAGATACAAATTTAGTCTTTAGAGGCTGTAATAAAAATTGGGCGGAAGCAGCGCAGTTAGAAAGTCAAGAATATGTCATCGGAAAAACGGATTATGATTTATTTCCTGACCCCAAGATTGGAGAGTTTTTTCGCGCACAAGATCGGCGAGTCATGGCATCCAAACAAGCGGAAATGCACTTAATTGCACCGAAACAAAAACCGGCTGCTGATGGTCGGACATTATGGTTAGATATTAGTCGGATTCCGATGCAGGATTCTCAGGGAAATGTGATCGGAATTTTAGGAGTGATTGAAGATATTACGGAACGAAAAGAAATTGATGAAAAGCTAAGATTAACGCAGTTTTCAATTGAGAAATCTAGGGATTATTTCTTGTTTACCGATTGTAACGCTCAATTTTTTGATGTGAATGAAGCGGCTTGTAAAACCTTGGGATATTCCAGGGAAGAATTACTCCAAATGAAGGTTAAAGATATTGATGAGCAAGCACCGGATAACGCATGGCCAATTCCTTGGGAGGATTTAAAACAGCAAGGTTCTTTTACCTTTGAATCCGTGCATAGAAGCAAATCGGGTCAAGATATTAGTGTGGAAATTACATTAAGTTATTTAGAATATAATAAAAAAGAATATGGCTGTGCAATTGTTCGGGATATTTGCGATCGCAAACAAGCAGAAATTGCCTTACAACAAGCTAAAGAGGTAGCAGAATTAGCGAACCATGCGAAGAGTGAATTTTTAGCACGGATGAGTCATGAATTACGAACCCCAATGAATGCTATTCTGGGATTTACGCAACTCATAGAACGAGATTTAGAGCGCAATCCTAAAGTTTTGTTGGCGAATCACAAAGAGCATTTAGACATTATTAGTCGCAGTGGTGAACATCTTTTAAATTTAATTAATGATGTTTTAGAAATGTCTAAAATTGAAGCGGGGCGCATTGTATTAAATCCAACCAAGTTTGATTTAACTTGCCTTTTGGATTCTATTAATGATATGTTAGCCTTTAAAGCTGAATCGAAAGGCTTGGATTTTAATGTGAGTGCCAATCCGAGTCTTCCCCAATATATTGAAACGGATGAAAGTAAACTCAGACAAGTCTTAATTAATCTGTTGGGAAATTCGATCAAATTTACCGAAAAAGGGTCGATTACTTTAAGGGTAAACCCTCTAAACAGTAAATTATCTTCCAACCAAATTTTAATCAATTTTGAAGTTGAAGATACTGGTGCTGGAATTTCAGTAGAAGAGTTAGCTTTATTATTTCAACCTTTTGTGCAAACTGAAACAGGTCGAAAATCTCAACAGGGAACTGGACTGGGTTTACCCATTAGCCAACAGTTTGTGCAGTTAATGGGAGGAGACATAACTGTTACCAGTGAAGTCGGAAAAGGGACAATATTTCAATTTTATATTCAAGCAAATTTAGCCAATTTTTCGGAAATTCGCTGTCAAGAATTAACCCAGCGAGTGATGGGTTTAGCACCAAATCAACCCGATTATCGGATTTTAGTGGTTGATGATAATTGGACAAATCGACAGTTAGTGATTAAGGTTTTAAACCCTTTAGGATTTCAATTAAAAGAAGCCGAAAATGGTCAAGAAGCAATTACCCTTTGGGAAAGTTGGCAACCCCATTTAATATTTATGGATATGCGAATGCCTGTGATGAATGGGTATGAAGCAACGCAATGGATTAAACAGCATTTACAGGGTCAAGCAACGGTAATTATTGCGTTAACAGCAAGTGCTTTGCAACAAGATCAATTAGTGGTTTTATCAGCAGGATGTGATGATTTTATTCGGAAACCTTTTCGTGTTGAAGTCTTGTTTGAAAAAATTGCTCAACACTTAGGGGTGAATTTTATTTATGAAAAAGATGAAATAGATTTAGAACCCTCAGCAATGTCAGCTTTTCCCGTAAAATTAAACCATATTGCAGAATTAACAGCAGAAGTGGTAGCGTTGTTACCAGAACCTATTGTTCAAGAGTTATATCGAGGTTCCCTGAAACTTAATTCTAAGTTAGTGACTGAAGCCATTAAAAAAATCCCCGTTTCTCAGCAACCGATTGGTCAATTATTAACACAGTTAGTCAATGATTTTCGATATGATATTATTATCAATTTAACAGAAGCGATCGCTGAAAAAAATTAA